GGCAGAAGGCGGTGCGCCGCGCGGCGTCGCGCCCGTACGCCCGGACCTCCCGCACCTGCCGCACGGCGCAGAGGGCGTGGAGCTGGGAGCGGGCCTGCCAGCCGGTGCCGAAGATGCCCACGACCGAGGCGTCGGGCCGGGCCAGGTACCGGGTGGCGACCCCGCTGGCCGCCCCGGTGCGGATCTGCCCGAGGCGGTCGGCCTCGATGAGGGCGAGGAGACGCCCGTCTTCGGCGCTGTACAGGTGGACGTGGAAGCGGACGGCCCCTCTGAAGGTGGTGTACGCCTTGAGGCCCAGGACCCCCACGTGGGGGAGGCCGGCGGCCATGACGTGCAGGATCCCCTGGGGGAGGCGGACCCGGGCGCGAGGACGGTTGACGGCCTTGCCCTCCCCGTGGTGCCGGAAGGCCTCTTCCACCGCCTCGAGCGCCTCGGGCATCGTGAGGAGCCGGGCGACGTCATCGTCGGTGAGAAAGAGCGGCATCGGGGCGCCTCCGGTGCACAGGGGGGCAGGCGCAGGCTCAGCCCACGCTGTTGCTGGTGCGGGCCCGGGTGGCGTACTCTTCCACCGCGGAGGAACACCACCATTTTCCCCAACGGCATCCACTTGTCAAGGAAGGGAGTGGCCTGGACGTGGCAGAGCGGCCTCCTCCTCCGGACG
The Candidatus Methylomirabilis sp. DNA segment above includes these coding regions:
- a CDS encoding ornithine cyclodeaminase family protein, translating into MPLFLTDDDVARLLTMPEALEAVEEAFRHHGEGKAVNRPRARVRLPQGILHVMAAGLPHVGVLGLKAYTTFRGAVRFHVHLYSAEDGRLLALIEADRLGQIRTGAASGVATRYLARPDASVVGIFGTGWQARSQLHALCAVRQVREVRAYGRDAARRTAFCREMEAALQVPVRPAPEPRVVVEGADIVTTMTTAKAPVFDGRWLEQGTHVNAAGSNFAEKQEIDEAAVMASRLVVVDSKEQARIECGDLIAPIDRGLLSWDQVHELGEVVAGKIPARERPGDITLFESQGLALEDMAVAAVVYRKALREKVGRELPL